GGTGCTCGTGGTCGCGTCCGGCATCAATCGCGTTGACGAAAGGAAAGTGGCCGCGCTGATTGGCGAGAAGGTGAAACCAGCCGATGCGGACTTCGTGCGCGAGGCGACGGGATTTGTCATCGGTGGCGTTCCGCCGGTGGGCCACGCAACGCCGCCCGTGACACTGCTCGATCTGGACCTGCAACGCCACGGCACCATCTGGGCGGCAGGCGGCACGCCCAACGCGGTGTTTGAACTGACCTGGGACCTGCTGGTGGAGATCACGGGTGGCGCACCTGCCGACGTGGCGAAACAGGCCGCGCCGACGTGAAATGAAAAAGGGCCGCTGAACAGCGGCCCTTCGCAATTCTGGCGCGAAAATCAGGCGCTCTTGTTCATCTGCGACTTGATGAGACCGGCAATGACCTGCACCACGATACCGCCGATGCCCGACGCTGCGAGGTTGCCCACGGTGCTGCCGCCGCCGGCCGCCGAGGCCAGCGCCGGGATGATGGCGCCGAGAAGGTTACCGCCGCCCAAGCCGCCAAGTGCACCGGCAATCGTGTTGCCAAGGCCACCGAGGCTCGCGTTCTTCATTGCAGCGCCGCCGACGTTGCCGCCCACCGCACCCGCAACGAGTTGCAGGATAATCGGAAGAAGTGTTTCCATTGTGGTCTCCCATTGATGCCCACCCCCGCGGCGGGACTCACCCAAGGTAGCATTTTTTGAAAACTTCACCAAATGGGAATGGGTGAGGCGAATGGCGCGTGGTGAGTGGCGTGTTGAGGTGGGAGCAGGACGCAACAGATGCTGCATCCTGCGCCATCGCCCTAGTACGCATTCTCCGACTTCAACAACGCAAGCGGCGTCTTTGCCAGGATGTAGAGGTCGAAGCCCAGCGACCAGCGGTCGATGTATTCGAGGTCGTGCTTGACGCGCTGTTCA
The nucleotide sequence above comes from Hyphomicrobiales bacterium. Encoded proteins:
- a CDS encoding YbaK/EbsC family protein, whose protein sequence is MPATQPSALKVQAVLGPRFRVVEFDASTKTSADAAAAIGCTVAQIAKSVIFRARESGRVVLVVASGINRVDERKVAALIGEKVKPADADFVREATGFVIGGVPPVGHATPPVTLLDLDLQRHGTIWAAGGTPNAVFELTWDLLVEITGGAPADVAKQAAPT